The genomic window GCTCCGCGATGGTGCCCAGCGAACCACCGACAAACTTTGGCAACTCTGCGGCAAAGTACTCGATCTATTCACCGAAAGCGAATGCCGCAACTACCTCCAATACTGTGGATACCGCTACAATTAACCGACGACGGCACTAGACACTTATTTCCGATAGCCCAACGATTTCATCACGCTGAGCATTTCTTCGTAGGTGATGAAGCGGCGGCGATGAGCCAACTTGTAGTGATCGACCGCCAGCGCCAATTCGCGCGCTTCGGGCGATAACTCTTCATGGCTGTTGGTAAACTGGCGGCGTTCGCGCGAGGGTGACTCGCTTCCTGGCTCGGAATTGCGGCGGTCGACAAATTTTGAGACAGAAGATTCGGCAAGTACGTTCATGCTACGGCTCCGAAAATGAATTTCACGTCCAAATTGTGGTTGGACACGCCTGCCCAACGAGTGGGCGCATTTACCTACCAAAACTTAGGTCGCCGGCCGAATCCTGGCAAACCGCCGGAAGAACATAATGCCGGTTGTGCGGATAATACGGAAAAACCCAGGGTAACGTACCGGCTTGAACGCCCGGCATTCGTGGCCCTGCGTCGGTGCTTGGCCGTTTCACGTGGTGCTTCACGTGGCCGTTTCACGTGGCCGCGTTTCTCCGAAACGCGAGTGCGAGTCTCGGAGAGACTCGCCTACGTGCGTTTACGTACCACGTGCGCCCTACATTTGTCCCCGGCCACCCTGCACTGCCTAGGGATATACGGTCGTGGCGGGGCGAGAGGCCACTTCCAGTTGCTCCCGCAGTGCCCGGCTGGGAGCGTGGTTGGGGTCCATCGACAGGGCTTGGGCCAGCGAACGATCGGCGTCGTCATTCCGACCGGCAGTAAGTTGTGCTTCGCCCAGTCGATACAGCAACTCCGGCGTGGGTGGGCCATGATCCAATGCCAGGGCGAACGCATCGGTTGCCTCGTCGTGCCGATTGAGCGCTTGCAAAGCGAGGCCTTTCAAGTACAGCACGTTTTGCGGTTCTTCGTTGGGGCCGTACGTTTCGCACAAGCTGGTGAGCGTGGAAAGCGCGCGCTGCGGCCGGTTCAGTTGCCGATACAACTCGGCAGTTTCCAACAGCAAGGGCCGATCGTCGTGGGAATATTCCAAGGCCCGGTCAAAATCAGCCAGGGCTTGCTCGTATTGTCCGGCGGCTTCTTCCGCCCGTGCGCGCACGGCCCAAGCGCTGGCATCGTTGGGAGTTAAATCGAGCACGTGTTCGGCCATTTTTCGCGCCTCGCCCGGCTTGTTCATGGCTAAATTCATTTCGCCTAAGCGAACGGTAAGTTGCGGATCGTTGGGGGCCAGCGCCAGCGCTTTTTGCAATTGCTCCATGGCTTGCAACCGCAAGCCGCCGCGCCACAGTGCTTCGGCATATTGGCGGCGCGCTTCGACATCGGTCGGACAGGCTTTTACGGCCTGGCTTAAAAGCGATTCGGCGGCGACCACATCGCCACGATCCATGGCGTTAATGCCGCGGTCGGAAAGATGTCGCGATTCGGCAACCGGCTGGGCCACGGGATCGTGCGGCCGGAACATTTGGCATCCGCTGGTGCAGGCCAGCGCCGCGGACAAAAGCGCGCACAAGATATTGGCCGGCGGCCAGCGGCGGCGCTGCGGCGGACGATGGTGGTGAAATTTCATCCGGCTTGCGCGCAGCGGTTAGATGCGGCGCGACCGTGGAATCAGCGGAGAGATAAATCGCGCAAAAAGGGCCGTCGCCTAATTTGAATTAATACGGATGGGTGGCCGGGGTCGAGGCCGCCGAGCCCCCGGAATTCAAGCCGCTGGGGGCTCACTTCGTTCGACCCCAGCCACCCAAAATCAAATTAGGCGAATACCAAAAGGGCCGCAGATGTTAGCGTTTTTGGGCTTGGTCCTCAACGGCTACCCAGCCGGCGAATCGCAGGATACGATGAAGTGCTAGCGTTTTTGCAGGAATTCATTCTGGGAAAGGCGTGTGCCTGCATGCCGGCAGTTTTCGACAAACTTGGCATCCGCTTCCAATATCCGGACAATTGGAAATTGGAAGCCGACGACGTTTCGCCGGGTCGCCAGACAATTAGCGTGTATAGTCCCGGGGGCGCCTTTTGGACGGTCATGCTGCACCCGCCGGAGGTAGACCCTGCGGAATTAGCCCGCACCGCCTTAGTAGCCATGCAGAAAGAATATGACGAGCTCGACAGCGAGCCCGCGCGAGAAGCCATTGGGGCCACCGAACTGATTGGGTTTAATTTGAACTTCTACTGCCTCGATTTAACCAACACCGCCTGGATTCGGGCCGGGGGTAATCGCTCGGCGATGTTTTTAGTCATCTGCCAGGCCGAGGACCACGAATTTGAGGAAGTTTCCGCGATTTTTCGAGCGATGACCGCCAGTCTGCTAGCAGCAAATAACCGGCATTAAAAATCGTGGCGGCCGGGATAATCGACTTGGCGTCGGCTGACTGGGGTCGAACGAAGTGAGCCCCCAGCGGCGCGAAATCCCAATGACCAATGAAATCTCGCTGCCCAGCCTCGGAATTGGTCATTGGTGCTTGGTCATTCGTCATTGGATTCCGAGGGCGCTGCGGCCTCGACCCCGGCCACCCATTGCGTTCTGAGAGGCCGCAAGTGCTAAGTGTCCACAGTTCTAAGCTTCCGTAGCGGCCCATCGGCCAATAAAAAAGGGCCCGGCCGGCGGTGCGCTTTCGCCGACTGAGCCCTTGAACGTGAAAAGCGGCGCGCCCAATTTCGGGCTTATATGTTGTCGCCAATATCGGCGACGGTGCCTAAGATTCACGACGCTCCTGGTGTCAATTCGATTTGGCCCGAGAACTTGTGCGGGCAAGTTGTCGGACCAACTGGGTCATACAGGAGCGATCGAGGGTATTGCACAGGCCATGCCGCTGCGTCGTGGAATGAGAAAAACTTGAAAGAATTCTGGTCGATCGTCCAAGAACACGGTGTTTATCGAGAGAAAATTCAGTTTTTACCGACTGACATATTTCTATTGCACTGCTGGCAATTCCCCAGGGTGCATTCCAAAGAGCAAAAAGTTGTAAGCTTTACAAACCAGGTGCGAACCGCCAACAATAAGCTCGCGCTTTTTCGCTTGAAAACGAGATGATTACGTCGCTAAAAAGGTTTGCAGCTTGCGCCGTTGACGTATATTTACAAAGTGATTGTGCGACTTGAGAGCGCCTTTTCAAGCGATATAATCGTTTTAATATTTGCTTGTAGGAACTCCAGCGAAGTCGCTCGAAGTTCGGTGCAGGCGTTAAATATGCGGCAGGTCAGAAAGTTTCGCGCTGTGGGACAAACAGGCTAACCAAACAAACTAGGTTGGCGCACGGCAGGAGAGCTTTTTGACTCATTATTTTTTTGAGGAGATGGCTTTTTTATGGCTACTGCAATGCATGAATCGTGCGTGACAGAAATTGGTGCCGCCGCTGGCCGGGTTTGGCACTTACTAGATGTGAAAGGCCCGCAAACCATTACCAAATTGGTGAAGGAGCTCGACGACGTTTCCCGCGATGTGGTGATGCAAGGCCTGGGTTGGTTAGCGCGCGAAGACAAGCTGGAAATTGAAGGCGAGGGGCGCACACGAACGGTGTCGCTCAAAGCGAATTAGCGCTGAGCCAGCGATTGGGCTTGCGGCCCTGTTTGACTTAGATCGATGAAGTGCGGGCCTTTCCGCTTGGCAGGGGCGGATGGCGGTAGTGTCGTGCTGCTTTCCACGTGGGCCGGTTGCGGCTTCACAAAAGCACGTTCGAAATCGCTCATGATGCCGGCCACATAGTTGGGCATCACGTGCCGGCCGTCTTCTAAAAACACTTCGTGCCGCTGGGCGTGCATTACCAATTCGAAGCTGTGGAAGTAATGCACGTGGTCATATTTCCGCTGCAATGCCCCCGCCACCGCACGGAGCGTGCATTTGCTTTCGGTGTTGGCGATGGCGTGATCAACGCCGGACCAAGTGGCCGCCAGCGGCACCGGAGAGACGGTGAGAATGAGGTGCGCCTGGGGATTTAACTGCTTCAAAAGTTGCACCACCTGTTCCATGTTGGCGTAGTTTTCCTGGTACTCGGTGCAGCGAAATTCGCAGCCGATGCCGCCGCCTCCGCAATAACCGGGCGCCGCACAAATGGCATGGCCGTTGTGCTGCTGGAAAAACACTTCGGTCAGCCCGAGCGTAATGATGACGCAATCGGCCTGGCGAATGTGCTGGCGCATGTGCTCGTCGACGGCGCCAATGCGCTGCCACAGCAAATCGCGATCTTCAGCAGCCAGCATCCGGCGGTACGGGTCTTGATAAACCCGCAACGCGTTTTGATGCGGCTCCCAAATATCATCGTCGGCTTGGACGAACAGGCCCGCCGCGCGCTCGAACTCGTATCGAATGCAAAACGTGTTGTAATAAATGCGCGGATCGAACTCGCGGCGTCCGCGAAATTCCGTGGGGGGCAAATCGCCTTCGTTCAGCACCCGATAGTCATTGGCCAACAGCCACTCTTTGACGCGCAGCGCAAAGCAGCTTCCCAGGGCCAGCACTTGCGATTGCTTGTTGATCAGCGGCCGAGGCTCAAAAGTAATGGGAAATTCGGCCAGTGGTTCGGTCAGTTTGCGGCACTGGCGGCGGATCATGAAAGCAGGACGCGGTTAAGTGTGATGGGTAAATGAGTAGTGGTTTGGCATTCCAGCCGGATGAATTAGCGCGCCACAGGCGAAACCCCGTTGGGCATGGAAACGCTGAGTGGGGCGGCAATAAATTGGCGCGCCCGCGCGCTGCGCCGGTTTTGATCGTTGGGAGCGGCACGCATTTCATCGCGCGCTTGGAGCCACACATCGGCGTGTGGGCAATTGCGGGTTTGTTCGAACCACGGTCCGCCGCTGGTCCAATGGATGAGCTTCGTAGTGGCATCCATGGTGTCCAGCGTGTTCCACGTTTTTGGAATCTCGCCAATTTGTGTATCGGGAATGTCTTGGAAGCGATGCAAATATGCGCCCGTCGCCGTTTCGACAACATCTTTGCTCCACAGCGCAAGGTTGGCGCAGTTCATAAGCATCATGCTGGACCAATTTTTGCGCGGGTAGTTGGTTTGAACGGCGCCATTCATTTTGACGGTGGCGATGGGCTGATAATCGTGCTTGACCACGCGCAGGGCCAGGCCGGTCATGTCGAGCTCCGCAATTTCGCGGATGTCGGCCAGGCACAGCATGTCGTTATCTAAGAACAAGGCGTTGCCTTGGTAGTGGCACAAGTGCGGCGGCAAAAATCGAGAATACGTGAACTCGGTGCTTGCCAGCGGATCGTGCGTGCGGTTCAGCCGCAGTTCCGGCAGCTTAAGGTAGCGGATATCGAGCGGAATAGACGAGTGCTTGCGGAGGCTATATGCCAGTACGTCGGCTGGCTCGGGAAAACGGGAATCCCAACCGATGAAAATGCGAAACATGGTTTACTCCCTGATTGATAATTTCAGCTTTTGCTTTACTGTCGGAATGAATTGGGTCCCGACTGGCACAGTCGGGCTATGTATGAATGTCGGGCGATGTACTTGTGGCTTTGAAAACAAACGCCGTGCCGCAGACGCTTTCGATGACAGGCTCCTGCTTGTCCGCGAAAAACTCGTCCACTGCCTGGCGCACGCCGGGGCAGGTGAGGTGACCGTAGTCGTCCAAAACAAACACGCCGCCGGCATTGGTGCGCGGATAAAAAAATTGCAGGCTGTCCAAAGTC from Pirellulales bacterium includes these protein-coding regions:
- a CDS encoding tetratricopeptide repeat protein; protein product: MKFHHHRPPQRRRWPPANILCALLSAALACTSGCQMFRPHDPVAQPVAESRHLSDRGINAMDRGDVVAAESLLSQAVKACPTDVEARRQYAEALWRGGLRLQAMEQLQKALALAPNDPQLTVRLGEMNLAMNKPGEARKMAEHVLDLTPNDASAWAVRARAEEAAGQYEQALADFDRALEYSHDDRPLLLETAELYRQLNRPQRALSTLTSLCETYGPNEEPQNVLYLKGLALQALNRHDEATDAFALALDHGPPTPELLYRLGEAQLTAGRNDDADRSLAQALSMDPNHAPSRALREQLEVASRPATTVYP
- a CDS encoding winged helix-turn-helix domain-containing protein — encoded protein: MATAMHESCVTEIGAAAGRVWHLLDVKGPQTITKLVKELDDVSRDVVMQGLGWLAREDKLEIEGEGRTRTVSLKAN
- a CDS encoding GSCFA domain-containing protein, translating into MIRRQCRKLTEPLAEFPITFEPRPLINKQSQVLALGSCFALRVKEWLLANDYRVLNEGDLPPTEFRGRREFDPRIYYNTFCIRYEFERAAGLFVQADDDIWEPHQNALRVYQDPYRRMLAAEDRDLLWQRIGAVDEHMRQHIRQADCVIITLGLTEVFFQQHNGHAICAAPGYCGGGGIGCEFRCTEYQENYANMEQVVQLLKQLNPQAHLILTVSPVPLAATWSGVDHAIANTESKCTLRAVAGALQRKYDHVHYFHSFELVMHAQRHEVFLEDGRHVMPNYVAGIMSDFERAFVKPQPAHVESSTTLPPSAPAKRKGPHFIDLSQTGPQAQSLAQR
- a CDS encoding glycosyltransferase produces the protein MFRIFIGWDSRFPEPADVLAYSLRKHSSIPLDIRYLKLPELRLNRTHDPLASTEFTYSRFLPPHLCHYQGNALFLDNDMLCLADIREIAELDMTGLALRVVKHDYQPIATVKMNGAVQTNYPRKNWSSMMLMNCANLALWSKDVVETATGAYLHRFQDIPDTQIGEIPKTWNTLDTMDATTKLIHWTSGGPWFEQTRNCPHADVWLQARDEMRAAPNDQNRRSARARQFIAAPLSVSMPNGVSPVAR